In a single window of the Luteibaculum oceani genome:
- a CDS encoding DUF1801 domain-containing protein, giving the protein MPLVTQKTDLTVADFFAKKISNQRIKEDCETLLTLKQEVSACKPLVWGNYFIIGFGSYTYQRKGQKENLEWFHMGFAPRSNKITLYLGFDITTRLDLLEKLGKHKCGKGCLYINKLADIEITVLKELLLLSKTARWH; this is encoded by the coding sequence ATGCCCCTTGTCACGCAAAAAACGGATTTAACGGTTGCAGATTTCTTCGCGAAAAAAATAAGTAACCAACGAATTAAAGAGGATTGCGAAACATTATTAACCCTTAAGCAGGAAGTTAGCGCTTGCAAGCCTTTAGTATGGGGAAACTACTTTATTATTGGATTTGGATCTTATACCTATCAAAGGAAAGGTCAAAAAGAAAATTTGGAGTGGTTTCACATGGGTTTTGCTCCGCGATCAAATAAAATTACCCTTTATTTGGGGTTCGATATTACCACGCGTTTAGATCTTCTAGAAAAATTAGGAAAGCATAAGTGCGGAAAGGGCTGTCTATACATCAATAAACTAGCTGATATCGAAATTACCGTATTAAAAGAATTATTACTTCTAAGTAAAACTGCCCGATGGCACTAA